One window of Bacteroides sp. AN502(2024) genomic DNA carries:
- a CDS encoding HmuY family protein — protein MKKGILLNATILVFGLLAFSSCVKYDALPFTGKTLPRKSGYSTRVTNDWLYFNLRTGEIFNLEGPNKDITEGEQYNRTDWDLAFCGYVLRTNSGTSGIGQSGVIDLGDGGYESWTSVAQLPSDVEWVVDDDQSVYVTMSKDDWNKYLIENNLDFDSNPWFDPNNGPAKTLTSANPLLAEAITFAGPPPVYTPSFHTYVIRTADGQRYFKFQIISWYDANIKIGDEGGRISYYCDELK, from the coding sequence ATGAAGAAAGGAATATTACTCAATGCAACCATTCTGGTATTTGGGCTGTTGGCCTTTTCTTCCTGTGTGAAATATGACGCTTTGCCTTTTACTGGCAAAACGTTGCCCCGCAAGTCCGGTTATAGCACACGTGTAACAAATGACTGGTTGTACTTTAATTTGCGGACAGGGGAGATTTTCAATCTGGAAGGCCCGAACAAGGATATCACTGAAGGCGAGCAATACAACCGGACGGATTGGGATTTGGCTTTCTGTGGCTATGTGCTACGCACCAATAGCGGTACGAGCGGTATCGGGCAAAGCGGTGTCATCGATTTGGGCGATGGAGGCTATGAAAGCTGGACGAGCGTAGCTCAGCTTCCGTCCGATGTGGAATGGGTGGTGGACGATGACCAGAGTGTTTACGTCACTATGTCGAAGGATGATTGGAACAAATATCTGATAGAAAATAATTTGGATTTCGATTCTAATCCTTGGTTTGACCCCAACAACGGTCCTGCAAAGACCCTGACAAGCGCGAACCCACTTTTGGCTGAAGCAATAACTTTTGCCGGACCTCCGCCCGTGTATACCCCTTCATTTCATACTTACGTGATACGTACGGCTGACGGACAACGATACTTTAAGTTTCAGATAATAAGCTGGTACGATGCCAACATAAAGATAGGCGATGAAGGTGGAAGAATCAGTTACTATTGTGACGAACTGAAATGA
- a CDS encoding TonB-dependent receptor domain-containing protein: MLTIGLFLLLCLPVTAQKIKLTIQEKGTEQSMIAANVAVADNEKMENPTYAITDIDGVVLINRPKTSKCYYCITSTGFKTLTGILPPGENDVKLYMEEDALGLDEVVVTGSRTTRPVKLSPVTTQVLGGKALVEAGYTNLQQALQQETPGLNIQKVGFGNEISMQGLDARHVLFLMDGERMTGDMAGNLDYERFNLHAIDRIEIVKGASSTLYGSRAAGAVINLITKKTTQPLSIDVGVRYGQMNERNYKNPQPSDFLYMFEQNADRPNLQSWGSAGFKKGKVTSQTDVWYSESDGFYMYQAENDKKVYTQEANPFLPHDIAIVNSAKRPPMGIEGAEHVSISQKVYYDPFKNLSILVYGSAFFMNTYDLIQDMTFSQSRDWTAGAKLTYRMKDWFSVTASIHNDFYDRFKRHERIDTRDKVYESRILQPRLTITSDYFDGHNLIFGVEHITDDLTSDRFVNRQMTTRSLKETEYFLQDEWTLNPQWMVSAGLRTNFSKVFGLMAMPKVAAKYSPNERWAIRANYSMGYRSPSIKELFFNWDHLGMFKIIGNENLQPEKNDYFSLGAEYSDDRLFISGTAYGNYFRDKIEGVWRIYDMQYNFEYENLSKQRLLGVEMIAKWRMFDFLTLNGTYSYVDVSKNEGVQVNTTSPHAATASLDYRYNRKNYRLGVVFSASYMGRKRFDVQDRVFVEEDNKSYDAYFRCDLPQYVLCNFSVSQTFWNKVKLTLGVDNMFNYVPKTLGSGITMFNVPATPGSRGWVQLEFILDNVINSLKKKKR; encoded by the coding sequence ATGTTGACGATCGGCTTGTTCCTGCTTCTATGCCTGCCCGTTACAGCACAGAAAATCAAGCTGACCATACAGGAAAAAGGGACGGAACAGTCAATGATTGCTGCGAACGTGGCAGTTGCGGACAACGAGAAGATGGAAAATCCGACTTATGCCATCACCGACATAGACGGTGTGGTGCTGATAAACCGCCCCAAGACGAGTAAATGCTACTACTGCATCACATCGACAGGATTCAAAACACTGACGGGCATACTGCCACCGGGAGAAAATGACGTGAAACTGTATATGGAGGAAGATGCGCTCGGTCTGGATGAGGTGGTAGTCACCGGGTCGAGGACCACCAGACCGGTCAAACTCTCGCCCGTAACCACGCAGGTATTGGGTGGAAAGGCACTGGTGGAAGCCGGTTACACCAACCTGCAACAGGCACTCCAGCAGGAAACTCCCGGTTTGAACATTCAAAAAGTGGGATTTGGCAACGAGATTTCCATGCAGGGTTTGGATGCCCGGCATGTGCTGTTTCTGATGGACGGCGAGCGTATGACAGGTGACATGGCGGGTAACTTGGACTACGAACGCTTTAACCTGCACGCCATCGACCGCATCGAAATCGTAAAAGGTGCAAGTTCCACCCTCTACGGAAGCCGTGCGGCGGGGGCGGTAATCAACCTGATAACCAAGAAGACGACCCAACCTCTTTCGATTGATGTGGGTGTACGTTACGGACAGATGAACGAGCGCAACTACAAGAACCCGCAGCCGAGCGACTTCCTGTACATGTTCGAGCAGAACGCTGACCGACCCAACTTGCAAAGCTGGGGGTCGGCAGGCTTCAAGAAGGGCAAAGTGACGTCACAAACAGACGTGTGGTACAGTGAGAGTGATGGTTTTTACATGTACCAAGCAGAAAACGACAAGAAGGTGTACACGCAGGAGGCCAATCCCTTCCTTCCCCATGACATTGCCATAGTGAACAGTGCGAAACGCCCTCCCATGGGCATTGAAGGAGCGGAACACGTATCAATCTCACAGAAAGTGTACTACGACCCGTTCAAGAACCTCTCCATACTGGTTTACGGTAGTGCGTTTTTCATGAACACCTACGACCTGATACAGGATATGACTTTCAGCCAATCACGCGACTGGACAGCGGGAGCCAAACTGACCTACCGAATGAAGGACTGGTTCAGTGTAACGGCGAGCATACACAACGACTTTTACGACCGTTTCAAAAGGCATGAGCGTATCGATACCCGCGATAAGGTATATGAGAGCCGTATCTTACAGCCACGGTTGACCATTACCAGCGATTATTTCGATGGACACAACCTGATATTCGGTGTGGAGCATATTACCGATGACCTGACCTCTGACCGTTTCGTAAACCGCCAAATGACCACCCGTTCATTGAAAGAAACGGAGTATTTCCTACAGGACGAGTGGACGCTCAACCCGCAGTGGATGGTGTCCGCCGGGCTACGCACCAATTTTTCCAAGGTGTTCGGCCTTATGGCGATGCCCAAGGTAGCGGCCAAATATTCGCCCAATGAACGGTGGGCTATCCGTGCCAACTACTCGATGGGCTACCGTTCACCCAGTATCAAGGAGCTGTTTTTCAATTGGGACCATTTGGGAATGTTCAAGATTATAGGAAATGAGAACTTGCAGCCGGAGAAAAACGACTATTTCTCGTTAGGTGCGGAATATAGTGATGACCGCCTTTTTATCTCCGGCACAGCTTACGGGAACTACTTCCGCGATAAGATAGAGGGTGTGTGGCGCATCTACGACATGCAATACAACTTTGAGTATGAGAATCTAAGCAAACAACGCCTATTGGGTGTGGAAATGATAGCCAAGTGGCGCATGTTTGATTTCTTGACATTGAACGGTACGTACAGTTACGTGGACGTGAGTAAGAACGAGGGCGTGCAGGTGAACACAACCTCGCCTCATGCAGCTACAGCCAGTCTGGACTATCGTTATAACCGCAAGAACTACCGCCTTGGCGTAGTGTTCAGCGCATCATACATGGGACGAAAGAGGTTCGACGTACAAGACCGTGTGTTCGTGGAAGAAGACAACAAGAGCTACGATGCCTACTTCCGTTGCGACCTGCCACAGTATGTGCTGTGCAACTTCTCGGTTTCTCAAACATTCTGGAACAAGGTGAAGCTTACCCTCGGCGTGGATAACATGTTCAACTACGTGCCGAAAACGCTGGGTTCGGGAATTACCATGTTTAATGTGCCCGCCACACCGGGATCGCGCGGTTGGGTGCAGTTAGAGTTCATACTGGACAATGTAATCAACTCATTAAAGAAGAAGAAACGATGA
- a CDS encoding ABC-F family ATP-binding cassette domain-containing protein has product MAVPYLQIDNLTKSFGDLVLFENISFGIAESQRVGLIAKNGSGKTTLLNIIAGKEGYDSGNIVFRRDLRVDYLEQDPQYPEELTVLEACFHHGNSTVELIKEYERCMETEGHPGLADLLVRMDQEKAWEYEQKAKQILSQLKIRNFDQQVKQLSGGQLKRVALANALITEPDLLILDEPTNHLDLDMTEWLEDYLRRTNLSLLMVTHDRYFLDRVCSEIIEIDNRQLYQYKGNYSYYLEKRQERIDAKSVEIERANNLYRTELDWMRRMPQARGHKARYRENAFYELEKVAKQHIRNDHVKLEVKASYIGSKIFEADHLYKSFGDLKILDDFSYVFARYEKMGIVGNNGTGKSTFIKILMGEVQPDSGTVDIGETVRFGYYSQEGLQFDEQMKVIDVVQDIAEVIELGNGKKLTASQFLQHFLFTPETQHSYVYKLSGGERRRLYLCTILMRNPNFLVLDEPTNDLDIITLNVLEEYLQSFKGCVIVVSHDRYFMDKVVDHLMVFNGQGDIRDFPGNYSDYRDWKEAKAQKEKEAEKLQEEKTARVRLNDKRKMSFKEKREFEQLEKDIADLETEKAQIEELLCSGTLSVDELTEKSKRLPEVNDLIDEKTMRWLELSEIED; this is encoded by the coding sequence ATGGCAGTACCTTATTTACAGATAGATAACCTGACCAAGTCCTTCGGCGACTTGGTTCTTTTTGAGAATATATCTTTTGGCATTGCCGAAAGCCAGCGTGTGGGACTGATAGCAAAGAACGGTAGCGGAAAAACGACCTTACTGAATATCATTGCCGGAAAGGAAGGGTATGATAGCGGCAATATTGTTTTTCGTCGCGACCTCCGTGTCGATTATCTGGAGCAGGACCCGCAATATCCCGAAGAGCTGACCGTACTCGAAGCCTGTTTCCATCACGGCAACAGCACTGTAGAACTCATAAAAGAGTACGAACGTTGCATGGAGACGGAAGGGCATCCGGGACTGGCAGATCTCTTGGTACGTATGGATCAGGAAAAGGCATGGGAATATGAACAAAAAGCCAAACAAATTCTTTCACAACTCAAAATCCGTAACTTCGACCAGCAGGTGAAACAACTTTCCGGCGGGCAGCTGAAACGTGTCGCTTTGGCAAACGCCTTGATTACCGAACCGGATCTGCTCATCCTTGATGAGCCTACCAACCACCTCGATCTGGATATGACCGAATGGCTCGAAGACTATCTCCGCCGTACCAATCTCAGCCTGCTTATGGTGACGCACGACCGTTATTTCCTCGATCGCGTTTGCTCGGAGATTATCGAAATAGACAACCGCCAACTTTATCAATATAAAGGGAATTATAGTTATTACCTCGAAAAACGTCAGGAACGCATCGACGCAAAAAGTGTGGAGATAGAACGTGCCAATAACCTCTATCGTACCGAACTTGATTGGATGCGCCGGATGCCGCAGGCACGCGGACATAAAGCCCGTTACCGGGAAAATGCTTTTTATGAGCTTGAAAAGGTGGCGAAGCAACATATCCGCAATGATCATGTAAAGCTGGAAGTAAAAGCCTCCTATATTGGCAGTAAGATATTTGAAGCCGATCATCTTTATAAGAGTTTCGGTGACTTGAAGATTTTGGATGATTTCTCTTATGTCTTTGCCCGCTACGAGAAGATGGGGATCGTAGGTAACAACGGAACGGGGAAGTCTACATTTATCAAGATACTTATGGGGGAAGTGCAACCGGATAGCGGTACGGTGGATATCGGCGAGACGGTTCGTTTCGGTTATTATTCGCAGGAGGGTCTTCAGTTTGATGAACAAATGAAGGTCATCGATGTAGTGCAGGATATTGCTGAAGTCATCGAACTGGGGAATGGAAAGAAACTGACTGCTTCGCAATTTTTGCAGCATTTCTTGTTTACTCCCGAAACGCAGCATAGTTATGTCTATAAGTTGAGTGGGGGAGAGCGCCGGCGTCTTTACTTGTGCACTATCCTGATGCGTAACCCTAACTTCCTCGTGCTGGATGAGCCTACCAACGACCTTGATATTATCACATTGAATGTGCTTGAGGAATATCTTCAGAGCTTCAAAGGTTGTGTGATTGTCGTCTCGCACGACCGTTACTTTATGGATAAGGTAGTAGATCACCTGATGGTATTCAACGGACAGGGCGATATCCGCGACTTCCCCGGCAATTATAGCGATTACCGCGACTGGAAGGAGGCGAAAGCGCAAAAGGAGAAAGAGGCAGAGAAGCTGCAGGAGGAAAAGACCGCCCGCGTCCGCCTGAACGATAAGCGGAAAATGAGTTTCAAGGAAAAACGTGAGTTCGAACAACTGGAAAAGGATATTGCCGACCTGGAAACTGAAAAGGCACAGATTGAAGAACTTCTTTGCAGCGGTACGCTTTCCGTTGATGAACTGACCGAGAAATCGAAACGATTGCCTGAAGTCAATGACTTGATTGACGAAAAAACAATGCGTTGGTTGGAACTTAGCGAAATAGAAGACTGA
- a CDS encoding histidinol-phosphatase, which translates to MTNLTNYHSHCLYCDGRANMEDFIRFAISKGFTSYGISSHAPLPFPTAWTMEWDRMEDYLSEFARLKEKFADKIELAVGLEIDFLNEDSNPAFFRFQELPLDYRIGSVHMLYSPEGKIVDIDTPADTFCQLVDKHFDGDLDYVVRLYYKNLLRMVELGGFDIVGHADKMHYNASCYRPGLLDEPWYDTLVRGYFTAIAKRGYIVEINTKAYHELGTFYPNERYFTFLKELGVRVQVNSDAHYPERINNARPEALAALKKAGFTSVVEWHGGKWEDTEISLPQ; encoded by the coding sequence ATGACAAACCTTACCAATTATCATAGCCACTGCCTGTATTGTGACGGGCGTGCCAATATGGAAGATTTTATCCGTTTTGCTATCAGCAAAGGATTCACTTCCTATGGTATCTCTTCCCATGCCCCGTTGCCATTCCCTACTGCATGGACGATGGAGTGGGACAGAATGGAAGATTATCTTTCCGAATTTGCCCGTCTCAAAGAAAAGTTTGCAGATAAAATAGAACTTGCTGTCGGTCTTGAGATTGATTTCTTGAACGAAGATAGCAATCCCGCTTTCTTCCGATTTCAGGAATTGCCGCTTGATTATCGGATAGGTTCTGTGCATATGCTCTATTCCCCGGAAGGGAAAATTGTGGATATTGATACTCCGGCAGATACTTTTTGTCAATTGGTGGACAAGCATTTTGACGGTGACCTGGATTATGTAGTCCGCCTTTATTATAAGAATCTGCTTCGCATGGTAGAACTGGGAGGATTTGATATTGTCGGTCATGCGGACAAGATGCATTATAATGCTTCTTGCTATCGTCCGGGACTACTGGACGAACCGTGGTATGATACATTGGTTCGCGGATACTTCACGGCCATTGCCAAACGTGGCTATATCGTAGAAATCAATACCAAGGCTTATCATGAGCTGGGAACATTCTATCCCAATGAACGATATTTCACTTTCTTGAAAGAATTAGGTGTCCGGGTGCAGGTTAATAGTGACGCTCACTATCCGGAAAGGATTAATAATGCCCGTCCCGAAGCTCTGGCTGCTTTGAAGAAAGCAGGCTTCACTTCGGTAGTAGAGTGGCATGGTGGAAAATGGGAAGACACGGAAATATCACTACCTCAGTGA